The Bacillus sp. F19 DNA segment AGCTCAAGGACTGCCGATACGCCGGATGCATCATCATTTGCTCCCGGTCCGCCGTGGACTGAATCGTGATGGGCGCCAACCATGACTACCTGGCCGTTATCTTTGTTTTTGTGTGGTTTCAATTTGGCGATGACGTTGTAAGACGTTTTTTCAACATAGCCTGAACCAGAAACTTTAATCGTGGAAGTAAGCGGCCCTGTTTTTAATTTTTCAACTAAAGCAAGCCCCTCAGCTCTTGTAATGCCCACCGCAGGGATATTTTGTCCATAAGCAGCTTGTCCAAATGCATTTGAACTTCCGCCGCTATTGTACATGATGACCCCAATGGCACCTTTGTCGAGAACATTTTGGATTTTTTCCACGAAGCTGATGTCTCCGCGCTCAATAAGAGCTATTTTCCCTTTCACCTCATCCGGAACGGTACCGGCAAGAGCTTTGCCGACGTGAATCACCTGTCCAGTTACCTCTGCGCTGTAAGAACCGCTGAATACATAAGGGTTGAAAGATTGTCCATTCACTTCCAGAGAGCCGGATACATTATCCCTTACTGCTTCATAAAAAGGAAATGGCTGTAATTCAGTCTCATAACCATACTTTTCAAATTGACTCTTTATGTACTGTGCTCCCGCCAATTCTCCGTCGGTGCCAGCCTCGCGAGGTTGCTGCGACAGCTTGGCAACCGTGTTATACATATTATCAGAGCTGATCTTCTTGATAATCTTGTTGTCAAAAGCAGAACTGGATTGAGCATTGGGTGCCTGAACCGGGCCCTCAGCCATAACTCCATTAAAACTAAACGCTACTCCGGCAGCTAATAATCCCGCCATGGTTTTTCTATACATGGAACTCCCCCTCAATAAATAAATAGGATACGAATAAATTATCAACTATTAGAAAAAATTGTTAAATAAAAAGAAAATGACAAAACATGACAAAGAGTTAAAATTTTAATGACTAATTTCTGTACCATCGTAATAGATTTGTAATTTCATGTTGGAATTAGAAGAATTTTAGAAGAATAACAGGAGGATTGACATATAAATCTTGTTCTTTCTTGCAGGAACATGGCGGTTTTTTAGGGAATAGGTAATAGTTTGACACCAGCTGTTGACTACTTACTTGAGGAGCGAAGTTTGAGTTAAGAAATACTACAGATTTTTAAACTGAATTAGAAAAATCAGATGATTGAAAAATAGGGGATGGGAATCATGCTGGAAGGAAAGATAATCAAATTCTATCGCGAACAACAAGAAATGAAGCAAAAGGACCTAGGGGAAGGAATTTGCTCCAGTACTCATATCAGTAAAATAGAACGGGGGCTTACAGAAGTATCGGATGAAACTATTCTATTATTATCTCAAAGACTAGGAATTGATATGGAAAGGGAAGTGTTAAATTACAGGAGGGTGGAATCCTTATTAAAGGAGTGGCATGATGCCATTGTGAAGGAACTGCAGACAAAGGCGGATAGTATAAAAAGGCAGCTTGATGGAATTAACCTTTTATATATTCAGGATTTTTATCGATCCTACACCCTTGTGCTCACCAGATACTGCTTGTCTATTGGCGAGTTTACATCAGCGCAGGTTCTAATAGAGGAGATGGATGTTTGGACAGGTTTATCTAATTATGAGGAAAATATGCTGTTGCACATAAAGGGGATTTTCCATCTGACCGTGAAGTATGACTATGTCAGTGCCATCTCTTTTCTAGGTCAAATCAGTCTGGAGCAATACTCCAATCAGGAATATTATTACGACTTGGCTGTTGCCTATAGTTCGCTCAATTCTCGCGTCCTGGCTTTTTTCAATGCGAATAAGGCACTGGCCTTCTTCACCAAAATTCGCAGCTTCTCCCGTATCATTAAAGTTGAAATGCTGATGCTCATCCAGCTCGAGCAATCGGAGGATTACCGTTTTCTAAGCAGTGAATATCATAGATTGATAGATATGACAGGGGATTATGGGCTCGATCATCAAAAAGCGATGCTGCATCATAACCTTGGCTATCTGAATTTGCGGCACGGCTATTTCAAGCAGGCTGCTGAATATTACAAAAAGTCGATGGATGCACGGAATTCCTCGGAGCCCAAGTATGTCGGCTCGCTGGAGGGGTACATAAACGCTTTGACGAAAGAAGGGAAGACGCCAAAGGAAAAGCTTCTAAAGCTTGTAGAAGAGGGACTTGTGTTATGCAGGAATTTTTCGGACACCACCTTTCATCATCTCTTTACGATGCATTATCACTCTATTCTAGGTGAGGATGACCAGTATTATCACTATCTGGAGAACCAGGCATTTCCCCACTTTGACAAAATGGGCTATGTAATGACGAAAGAGTTTTATGCGGTAAAATTATTTGACTACTATATGTCCAACAATGATATGGCCAATGCTAATCGTTATGCTGGAGCAATTGTGGAGAAGTTCAGAAGAAATAATCAGTTTGTTTGATGGAGAGGTTACGTTTTTGTGGCTGAAGCTTTAAGTTTTGGTCAGAAAATGGGCTTGTAAAGAGGAAAAAACGCTCTGTTTTTATGTTTTTTGCATTGTTCGGGGGTGAAAAGAATGTATGTGCTTCCTTCTGAGCTAGGATGGAGTTCTCAAAATACCCTATTCTAACAAACTGCCCGATTATTCTAACATATAGGCACATTTCTAACAAACCCAATCATTCATCTAACAAATCAATTTTTCACATCCGCCACACCTAACTAACCAAAAGAAAAGACGCCTGCTTTCTCCATATAAAGCAGGCATCTTCCACTAAAACTATCTTAATCCGTAAGCCTTGATGATCTCCTGGGTAATTTTGTTTCCTTCATCATCCCAAGCGCTTGCTCTGAGTGAAACGGATTTTGCGTTTATCGGATTTCCAATGGTTGCGGCATAAGCGTCGCCATCTTTTGTAAGCTTCACTTTTTTCCACGCTTTGCCCTCATTGAATGAAACTTCCAAAGTGGCATCCTCCACGTTTCCGTATCCTACTGCACCTTCCACTTTACCGACAGACAGCTCAAGGTTAGTAGGACGGTTTGCCAATGCATCCCCATTTACATCGGTGTCCACCTTGTAATCCAGAGTTAGGAATGGAAGATCGTATCTCCAATCCTCTGATGCTTCCGTCCAGAAGGTCCATTCAGTATGAGTGCGGACCGACGTATTCCAGCGTTCTGCGTCACGTTTTGCGTCCGTAACAAAGCGGAATTGCGTACGTTCTTTTGGTGCGACATCTGTTGCATAGATCGCTTGGCCTTTACCTTCCTTCACTAATGTATCACCCTTGTACAATTTAGATGTCTGATTTTTTACAGAAACATTATATTCGGTACCTCCTGTGTTTCCTTTTCCGGCATCGGCCCAAGCAGGTACATTGATCATTAGATGATCGCCTTGGCGCTCAGGAGCCCAGTAGCCTTGCCCCAAGCTTGGACGGACAACTGGAGAGAACCAGTTCTCTGTTAATTTTTGTCCTTTTGTGTAAGTGGCCAATGGCTGACGGATCTCCCATGTCGCATCTAAGATTTTTGCCTCGTGATACCAGCCTGTGTCCTCTATTGCCGAAACATACTCCGTTCGGGCTCTTGGTAATGATATCTTTTTCAGGAGGCCTACAGCCCCAAATGTATGCGGACGCACGTCGTATCGGAATTCTCCACCTGCTGTTTCAATGTGGGAATTGTAGCGACTGTCGATTGTCGCTAGGTCTGTATTCTTCGGTGCATAGGTTAAATCCTTTGGTATAGAACCTTTATGGACATCCATAAGATCATATACATATGGAGAATCGATTGTTCCTTCTACTTGCAGTTTTACATCTCCTGAACGTACAGCTTTTACAAGCTTGTCGCCTTCTTTTTTGCTGATACCAGCAACGGCAATCGGGTTGTCTGTGCCCTCTGAAGTACCAGCATATTTACTAAATTCTTTATCCTCATTGTTGACGATGATCAGTAGCTTTGCCCCGGCAGCAGCAGCAGCAGCAGCTTGCTCGGAAATAGTCACCTCATTATTTCGGTCTACCACAACTGCTTTACCTTTTGCTTTTAGGCGGTCGAAGTCAGCTGAACTGCCTTTTCCGGCAAAAGCGGTGGAAAGATTGTATTTTCCATCCAACAAAGTACTACCGGGAAATGGGATGTCATCGAGTTCCGTTCCTTTAAAGTTAATGGACAATAGTGGTTTAGTCAGACGCCAGCGAGTAAGTTGCTCAAAATATCCGTTTTTGACTTCTTTTGTTGGAACAGCGTACATCTTATCAATCCAAGGCGTCAGCAAATAGAGACTAGTCAGGGGCATATCACCAATTGTTCGGTGATATTCCATACGTTGGTAATTTGCCTCTGTTTTCTTCGGTACCTCTACAGATATTTCTTTTGCTTTTCTTGCATCGAGTTCCACTGTTTTTGGTCCATTCAGTTTCACTTCCGGGTCACCTACAAGGGCTACACCAGCGTGGTCTGTGTTCACGTCCACATCCATTAGGGACATGGCCGAATAGGTGCCTGGCGGCAGGCGAAGTTCTGATGAACCATTGACAGCATAAACCCACGGCTCCATTTTCTCGCTGGATATTGCCACATATGCCAGTCCAGCAGAGCCGTCACGGTCAGTTGCATTTAGTGTAAGAGTATAACGTTCCTCTTCCTTGACCATCGCCATAGTTGTGTGTACAACGGCTTTTCCGTTTGCTTTTGCTGTTAAAAATCCTTGATAACGGGAGCCTGTTTCACCAAGGGTGGAATCAAGTGTTACGTTCACGTCCGCTGTGCCATTGGCTGGAACAGTGATGGTATTTTCAGAAAGGTTTAACATACCAGATGGAGCTTCTTTACCCTTTGCATTTGTAAATGTCGCTTCCAGCTCTACTGTGATGTCCTCGGCACTATCATTTGTATAGGTAACGATTTTTTCAACAGGGGCTGCTTGATCATTAGGCCATTTAAAGAAGCCGAATGATACGGAGCTAGTTGCTCTCAGCTGTGTTTCCAAGGCTGCAGCTATATCAACCCGTCCTGTTCCCACCTGGTAAGGCTGGTAACCTTCAAGCTTCGTTGTTGTGTTCATTAATGCTTCTTTTAAAGCTTTTCCGTCCCATTCTGGATGTTTTTCGGCAAGGATAGCTGCTGCACCTGCGACATGCGGTGAAGCCATGGATGTACCATCTTTTCTAGAGTAATATCCACTGCCAGATGTAAATTGGGAGCGGGCTGCAACAATCCCTACACCAGGAGCAGATAAGTCAGGTTTTAGACCCATATCGCCATAGCGAGGCCCCATTGAAGAGAACCATGCAAGCCGATCCGATTTGTCCACAGCCCCGATAGTTAAAGCGGAATCTGCAGCACCAGGAGAGCCGATAGAGCCTTCTGCTCCATTATTACCGGCAGCGATAACAAATAGTGTTTCATTCTCTTCACTAAGTCTATTTACAGCTTGAGACATAGGGTCTGTGCCATCACCTGGCTCGCTGGTTCCAAGACTCATATTGACAATCCTTGCATTCTCAGATGCCCATTCCATTCCCTCAATAATCCAAGAATCTTGTCCAAATCCTTGATCACTCAATACTTTCCCTACCAGTAAGCGTGCATCAGGAGCAACGCCTTTGGATTTTCCATCAGCTTCGCCTGTTCCAAGCACAGTGGAGGCAACGTGTGTTCCGTGACCATTTCCGTCATTCACTTCTTCTCCAGGTACAAAGCTCACTGCTTCGTCCAATTGATCGACAACGTCCGGGTGGCCAGGGTCAATTCCGGTGTCAAGCACGGCAACCTTGACGCCTTCACCTGTAAAGCCTGCTTCCCATGCTGTGTGTGCTCCAATTTGAGGGACACTTTGATGAAGGGCTGCTTCTACACGGCCATCCAGCCAAATTTTTTCTACTCCATATTTAAAGAGTGATGATTTTTCAGGTTCTTTATTGTCCCTTTGAACTGTGACATCTTCCCAGAATGTTTCCGCTTTCATTTTGTCGGTAGTAAGTGCGGCACCATTAATACTTTTTAACTCCCGAACCTTCTTCGATCCTTTTGGAGCAATGTTTTTGGAGAAAGATCCAGCCTTTGTCTCTTCGTATTCGACGATAACCGGCAATCCTGCCTGATTCTTGTCATCATACCCATATTCAATCAATTTCGTAATATTAAATAAGTCCTTATCCAGTTTTCCTGCTGCCAGGTAAGGCATGGTAGAGTTCGGGAATACGAAAGTATCCTCACCTAAGGTCAGGACCCTGACTCCATCCCCATCCTTATTAGCTGGCTCTACATTGATGATATATTTCCCGTTTTTAAGGGTAGAAACTTTTACGACATCACCAGTAATGAGCGTAATTACGTGATCCCCGGTTCCATTATTACTCATTGCAACAGTTGATTTATCCAATACCGTCCCATTCCTAGATGCTCCAAGTGCGTTCACTTGAAAAATGGAGCCTGATAGCATAGAAGCGGCAATCGATCCAACTAGAAGCGTCTTTATGGTTAGCTTTTTCATTTACATTCTCCTATTCCATAAGGTAATTAGCGGATAATGCTAAGCTGAGAAAAATCATGGTGAGGTAAAAATAAGAAGTTATTCAAAAAGATTACTGAAAGAAGTAGACTGCTAGAATCAGAGCTTGTCTTCACCTCCTTAAAGGTTTGGTTCTATTTCTGTAGAAGCTTCTAATGGTAGTAAGTTCTCTATATGAGGTAAATAAATAGGAAGGATTAGTTGAATTGTATAGTCATACAATATTATTGACAAATGGTGTTTTGAGAGGGACCTAAGAACTATATTAGAAGAAGGAAATCTGCAAATATTAGCTGAAATAACCGAAGGGATAAACCAAAATGTCTAAAAAAGGGGAAAGGAATTGGGGTTTTAATTAGTATAATCTAAGAAAAATAACAAACCATTATTATTTTAATGCTCATTTTTTTAAACCATACACCAACAACATCATCCGCAAAGGGGATTTTTACTAGATTAAAAAGCCTGCCTTCAAAAATAGAAAGCAGGCTTTTATTAACTTTCAACAGCCTTATAAAAAACAAAAAACGCCAACAAAGCTCCTAAACTCCCCACTCCAATTAAAAACAAAAGAGGAAACATCCCAGTACTAATATAAAACAGTGCACCTACTCCCGCTGTAATGCCAACTGTATGCACAGGCTTTCCAATCGACAGCAGCATCGAATTCTTAAGTGTCTGAAACAGCTTCAGATGATAGTGAACGGTGTTGGAAAAGAAGTGCAGTGTAATGACGAACATGAACATGCCTACTGCCAGGAAGAGATAGTAGAGCGGCGAGTTGGCTTTGGCAAAGTAAAAGTAGTCGATGACCAGGATGATCCAGAGCGGGACGATAAGCAGACCGCCTATCATGCTTCGGATGTAGTTTTCTTTGTAGAAACGCCAGTAGGAACGAATCAGTGGAACGTTGCTGTCCGTGGTCACCCATTTTCGTACTATGCCAAAGAGAGCGGTTGTGGCCGGGAATAGGATGAACGGAGCGAAGAACGCAATGGTCAGACCGTTCACGATTATGCCTGCTGAATCGTGAACAGCATATAGATTTAAAGTTAAATAGACAATTGGCAGGTTGAAGAATAGCCATATAATGTTTGCTGAAAAGATTCTGGTGATCCATTCGGTGAAGGTATAGAGCTGCTGCGGCAATTCTCCGATTTTCATTGATATCCCCCTGATAACTGAAAACGTTATTATCTTTTTTTTCTTATCATAGCATATTCATTTTGAACTTTAGACGCAGTAAAAGTCGTTTGCTGTCTTGTTTTTTTAGAATTCATTAATAAAATCTTACAGGGCTTCCGCATGAACAATAAGAGTTAATCATACCTTCAAAAAAGATCTGAATACTCTAATCCAATAGACTATACATTTAGAATTGCTTCACATAATTTGAAGTTATAACAGGATTCTTGTGATTTTCGAGATGTCATGAAAATCCTTATTCAATCCATTTTGAGAGGTATGATGTAATGGAAGAACAGAAAAATGGAAGTGGCAGTGGCGGTAAGTCGCTTTCCAGAAAGAAATCATGAGAAATCGGACCTTTTTCACAAAAGAAACGACGAGATGAAGTATTTAAGTTACGTATGAAACAAGCCGAGTATTTTAATAAACAATACCCCGTTCATCCGTGTAACGGTGATGAGGAGCTTTTTCTAAATAAAATAGGGAATTTTTCTAAAACACTGCCGCATAATCTACTTGGGGAAGTAGGTATGAAAGCCTATAAAACCTTGAAAAAGGCACTAACATCAGGAAGACCCGAAGATTTCGATTCGATCCTTATGGGCAATGCTGTGAAGCTTGCAAACCCTCAGGCAGCTTATTCATTCGATATGGTGGGTCATGATAGTCATCAGTTAAGCATAGCTGTTCCTCCCAGATTCAGCAGTACATGGCAAGCGGGTGAAATGGTTGAACTATACTGGCGTTCACTCACCCGAGATGTATCTTATTCAGAATTTGATCAGAACCCACTAACCTTGGAAGCAGCCGCTGAGCTTTCAAAGCTGTCAGATTTCCGGGGGCCAAAGGAAAATGGAGTTGGAGGAGAATTAAATAAACTTGCCTCAAATATCGCACATGGACGAGATACAGCTGGAGTTCACTGGCGATCTGACGGAGTCGAAGGTCTGAAATTAGGTGAATCAGGGGCCATTGGCATTCTTCAAAGCTATCAGAAAACCTACAACGAAAAGTTTAAAGGCTTTACCTTTACAAGATTTGATGGGACGAAAATAACGATTTAAGAACCGGGAAGCTGCAGCTGTCAAAATAATGATGGTTACGAAGGCTGGAGATGACCTTTTCGCAGACAATCACATCCCAGAATCTTGGAATACAAATAAAGTTCCCAGCCCGCCAAGCGGTGAAGGATCGGTTTTTGTGGACCAGGAATCAAAGAACCGCAGTCACAGGAATCCTCCTTCCTTAATAGTGAAAAGAGATTTTGTTTTCATTCTATGTGAAGTTTGCAAATATCAAACTTCAATAAGTATTTCTTACTTTCATTATACTGCGCTGACACTGGATGATAAGTCCAAATGTTTACTGTGGAAGTTTGCAAAGATTGAACTTTCATTAAGTAACATCTCAGCAGGCTTCCAGATAAAGAGTATGAAGTTGTAGATTGAAACAAAGGGATAAAGGCCTCCCGCAAAGAATATATACCAATAGAAACAAATCTGAGGCAGCAGCAAACTGTCTCATTTTGGAGTGTGAAAAAATGAGTGCTCAGGAACAGATTATCAGTGTAAATGGCTTGGTCAAAACATATGGGGATTTTACAGCAGTCAATGGCATTGCTTTTGACGTATTTAAAGGCGAAGTGTTTGGAGTGCTTGGCCCGAATGGTGCGGGGAAGACGACCACTTTGGAGATGCTGGTGGGACTGCGGAAGCCGGATGGCGGTTCGGCTGATATTGGCGGGTTTGATGTGGTGAGGGATTTAAAGAAGGTGAAGGAAGTTATTGGTGTCCAGCTGCAGTCGACGACTCTTTTTGAGCTTTTGACGGTAGAGGAGATCCTCCATTTGTATGCGAGTTTTTACAAGAAACAGATTCCGATTCATCCGCTGATCGAAGATATGCTGTTGACGGATAAAACGAAGAGCCGGATCAAAAGCCTGTCAGGCGGACAGAAGCAGAGACTTGCGATTGCGCTCGCTCTTGTGCATGATCCGCTGATTATTTTTCTGGATGAGCCGACAACAGGACTGGATCCCCAGGCCAGAAGAACACTGTGGGATATTATTTTTAATCTGAAGGAAAAGGGAGTTACGGTTGTTTTGACTACTCATTACATGGATGAAGCCCATGTGCTTTGCGACAGAATTGCCATTATGGATCAGGGGAACCTGATTGCACTCGATACCCCGGCCGAGCTTGTGCGCAGTCTTCACTCTGAAAATGCGGTGGAATTCCGGTTTGAGGAAGAAGCAGCTGAGATGGATCTCACTCAAATTGAGGGCGTCAAGCAGGTTGGAAAGCAGAAGGATGCAACCATTCTGTATACGGATAATCTTCAGGCAACCTTAACGAGCCTCATTCAAACGGCTGCAGACATGGGCTTGAAATTGGCAGATTTACAGATTCGAACGGCAACACTTGAGGACGTCTTTATCCATATGACGGGAAGGAGGCTGCGGGAAGCATGAAGGCATATTGGCAATTAACGTTAACCCAGCTGCGTATTTTCCTCCGCAATCGCCAGGTATTATTTTGGACGCTTGCGTTTCCGATTTTTCTTATGATCATGCTCGGGTCGTTTCTCGGGAATGGCAACAGCATGTCGGTTACGGTTGGAGTCGTCGATCAGGATCAATCCGGTGAATCGAAGGCATTTGTTGCGGAATTAAAGAAAAATAAAGCGATGGAGCTTGAAATGGAGTCGAAGGAGGACAAAGCCTTCAATGAGGTGAAAAAGGGTAATTTGCAGATCTTGATTGTGATTCCAAAAGGTTATAGTGAAGAGCTTGGTCAAGAGTCTCCTTTCAAACTCCCCGTCTATTATGACGAAACAAATACGGCGGTCTCGCAGGTTGGTCTGCAGCTTGTAAACGGAGCGGTTGATCAGATCAGCAAAGAAAAAGCAGATTACAAGCCTGTGGTCGTCACTGAGGCAAAAGGAATTGAAACGCTGAACCTGCAGTATATTGACTTTTTGGTACCCGGAATTGTGGCGATGATGATTATGAGCAACAACATGAACGGGGTAGCCGGGCAAATTGCAGCGTGGAGAGAGCGGGGCATTTTGAGAAGAATGCAGGGAACGACGCTTAAGGCATCCACCTTCATTGCGGCGCAGATAACGGCGCGTCTAATGCTTAATGGTTTGCAGGCACTGCTTGTGCTCATAATAGCCCAGCTTATTTTTGGAGTGGATGTGCGCGGATCCTGGCTGACACTTATTGCCTTCGTGATTCTAGGTACTCTTGCCTTTATGGCGATCGGATTTATCATTGCCGGAATTGCAAAAACACCGGAAAGCGCCGCGCCGATCGCAGGATTCCTTTCCTTCCCTATGCTCTTTTTAGGAGGCGTCTTTTTCCCGATTAAAAATATGCCTGACTTTTTGCAGCCGATTGTCTATGTGCTCCCGATTTCCCACTTAAGCCATGCGTTAAGGGAAGTCATGAACGTTGGAGCATCCTTTTTGGCACTTGGAACCGAAACGCTGATTTTGGGCTGCTGGGTTGTGGGCGCTTTTATCGTGGCGAGCTTTACGTTTAAGTGGGAATAAGAACGTTTATATTAGACGCGAATATCCTAAGATGCTGTTAAGATTACTAGATAAAGGAGATCAAAATATGACCACACCAGCTACTTGGAAGAAAGCAGATGATTACTTCATTTCTAAACTTCATTCCGCTGACCCGGATATGTCATACATCCTTAAAGCAAACGAAGAAGCGGGGCTGCCTGGGATTGATGTGGCACCTAATCAAGGCAAGCACCTTTACCTGCTGGCGAAGCTGAATGGTGCAAAAAAGATTCTTGAAATAGGAACGCTTGGCGGCTACAGCAGTATTTGGCTGGCACGGGCATTGCCTGAAGACGGAAAGCTTGTCACTCTTGAATATGAGGAGAGGCATGCCAGGGTTGCAAAGGAAAATATGAAAAAGGCAGGACTTGATCATAAAATTGAAATAATTGTGGGGGCGGCGCTTGATACGCTGCCTGCTTTACAGGATCAGGCACCGTTTGATTTTATCTTTATTGATGCAGATAAAGTGAATTATCCGGGCTATTTTGAATGGGCGATGAAGCTTTCTAAACCTGGTACCGTTATTTTGGGAGACAATGTGGTCCGCGGCGGAAAGGTTATCGATGAAAAAAGCGGAGATATGAATGTAGACGGAGTCCGCGCCTTTATGGATTTGCTTTCAGAGGAGCCTTGCATTGAGGCGACGGCTATTCAAACGGTCGGCAGCAAAGGGTATGACGGATTTGTTCTTGGTGTTGTAAAATGAATGAGGTGGAGCTGCTGAACAACGGCAGCTTTTTTGATTGTTTCGCTGATAAAAAGCGAAAAGAAAAAGGAACTGGCAGCTTTAAAAAGAATTATTAAGTAACATATTAATTAGACAGGGAGAAAGCATATGAATTACCGCATTTTAAAAGAAGATAATCCGTACAGCAAAAATATCGTCAATCAGAAGCTCTATGAGTACAATTCCTTGCACTTTCCGGAGGATTTAAACGGCAGATATGAAGAAATCAATTTGTACCTCAAAGATGAAAACGGCATGGTCCGCGGAGGCATTTTAGGAGAAATCTGCTGGAACTGGCTTGAGATCCATACCCTTATGATCGATGAGGACCTGCGCCATTCAGGGTATGGATCAAAGCTTCTGGCAGAAGCGGAGAACCTTGCTTCACTCAAAAAATGTGACTTTGTTAAAGTAGACACCCTCAGCTTTCAGGCAGTTGATTTTTACAAAAAGCATGGGTACGAGGTATATGGTACTCTTGATGGAGTTGGGAGAGACTTTAAGCATCACTACTTGAAAAAAGACCTGTAAAGGAGCAAATCTATGGCGTACGAATTGAAAACGAAGCAGACTGACAACAGTGTGATTGAATTTATCGAGGCAGTCGATCACCCGAAAAAGCGTGAGGACGCCTATCAGCTGCTGGACATTTTTACAGAAACGGCCGGCTATGAGGCCAAAATGTGGGGGCCGAGCATCATCGGCTTTGGCTCGTATCATTATAAGTATGCAACCGGCCATGAAGGAGACGCGCCGCTTGTCGGATTTTCACCGCGTAAAGCAAAGATCAGTTTATATTTTGCGCCAGGCGAAACGGAACGCGAAGAATTGTTAAAGGAACTAGGGAAGCATACGTCAGGGAAAGCGTGTGTCTATATTAATAAGATTGCTGACGTAGACGTTGAGGTTCTAAAAAAGCTAATAAACTCATCTGTAAAGTTTTTGAAAGAAACCTATCCCGATCAATAAAAGGAGCTCAGGTCAATTGGCAAAGCAATTAATGGTAAGTGATGAAATTCTTATAGATGCAGCACCTGAAAAAGTATGGGAGATTCTGATTGACGCGAAATATGTGGCACAGTGGGATGAACTGCCTGAAGATTATCCATTAGGAAAGATGGATGAGGGAAGCAGGGTAATCTGGGAGCTGCCGAACGGAGGTCAATCCATTACGACAATAATTGCTGCGATTCCAAAAAAGGAATTAAAAATCGCCCTCTATGTTTCGAACTGGGAAGAAAAACCAAAAGAAGGCGACGTTGCCTATTTGTATCAGTTAGAAGAGCAGGGCAGCAGGACGCTGCTGAAAATTAGGATCGGTGACTTCTCATTAATTAAAAATGGCCAGAACTATTATGAGGCTTCTGCTGAATTTGCGGAGAATGCTAAGATGGCCATTAAAAAACTGGCGGAGGGCTGATCGGCGTAGATTATGATGAAGACCGGGCGGCACTTCCAATGGGGAATGGCGCCCTTTTGATCTCTCTATAAAAATCATTTGGGTAAGAGATTGGTTCACCTGATTAGCTCTTGAAATC contains these protein-coding regions:
- a CDS encoding helix-turn-helix domain-containing protein; this encodes MLEGKIIKFYREQQEMKQKDLGEGICSSTHISKIERGLTEVSDETILLLSQRLGIDMEREVLNYRRVESLLKEWHDAIVKELQTKADSIKRQLDGINLLYIQDFYRSYTLVLTRYCLSIGEFTSAQVLIEEMDVWTGLSNYEENMLLHIKGIFHLTVKYDYVSAISFLGQISLEQYSNQEYYYDLAVAYSSLNSRVLAFFNANKALAFFTKIRSFSRIIKVEMLMLIQLEQSEDYRFLSSEYHRLIDMTGDYGLDHQKAMLHHNLGYLNLRHGYFKQAAEYYKKSMDARNSSEPKYVGSLEGYINALTKEGKTPKEKLLKLVEEGLVLCRNFSDTTFHHLFTMHYHSILGEDDQYYHYLENQAFPHFDKMGYVMTKEFYAVKLFDYYMSNNDMANANRYAGAIVEKFRRNNQFV
- a CDS encoding DUF624 domain-containing protein, whose translation is MKIGELPQQLYTFTEWITRIFSANIIWLFFNLPIVYLTLNLYAVHDSAGIIVNGLTIAFFAPFILFPATTALFGIVRKWVTTDSNVPLIRSYWRFYKENYIRSMIGGLLIVPLWIILVIDYFYFAKANSPLYYLFLAVGMFMFVITLHFFSNTVHYHLKLFQTLKNSMLLSIGKPVHTVGITAGVGALFYISTGMFPLLFLIGVGSLGALLAFFVFYKAVES
- a CDS encoding S8 family serine peptidase codes for the protein MKKLTIKTLLVGSIAASMLSGSIFQVNALGASRNGTVLDKSTVAMSNNGTGDHVITLITGDVVKVSTLKNGKYIINVEPANKDGDGVRVLTLGEDTFVFPNSTMPYLAAGKLDKDLFNITKLIEYGYDDKNQAGLPVIVEYEETKAGSFSKNIAPKGSKKVRELKSINGAALTTDKMKAETFWEDVTVQRDNKEPEKSSLFKYGVEKIWLDGRVEAALHQSVPQIGAHTAWEAGFTGEGVKVAVLDTGIDPGHPDVVDQLDEAVSFVPGEEVNDGNGHGTHVASTVLGTGEADGKSKGVAPDARLLVGKVLSDQGFGQDSWIIEGMEWASENARIVNMSLGTSEPGDGTDPMSQAVNRLSEENETLFVIAAGNNGAEGSIGSPGAADSALTIGAVDKSDRLAWFSSMGPRYGDMGLKPDLSAPGVGIVAARSQFTSGSGYYSRKDGTSMASPHVAGAAAILAEKHPEWDGKALKEALMNTTTKLEGYQPYQVGTGRVDIAAALETQLRATSSVSFGFFKWPNDQAAPVEKIVTYTNDSAEDITVELEATFTNAKGKEAPSGMLNLSENTITVPANGTADVNVTLDSTLGETGSRYQGFLTAKANGKAVVHTTMAMVKEEERYTLTLNATDRDGSAGLAYVAISSEKMEPWVYAVNGSSELRLPPGTYSAMSLMDVDVNTDHAGVALVGDPEVKLNGPKTVELDARKAKEISVEVPKKTEANYQRMEYHRTIGDMPLTSLYLLTPWIDKMYAVPTKEVKNGYFEQLTRWRLTKPLLSINFKGTELDDIPFPGSTLLDGKYNLSTAFAGKGSSADFDRLKAKGKAVVVDRNNEVTISEQAAAAAAAGAKLLIIVNNEDKEFSKYAGTSEGTDNPIAVAGISKKEGDKLVKAVRSGDVKLQVEGTIDSPYVYDLMDVHKGSIPKDLTYAPKNTDLATIDSRYNSHIETAGGEFRYDVRPHTFGAVGLLKKISLPRARTEYVSAIEDTGWYHEAKILDATWEIRQPLATYTKGQKLTENWFSPVVRPSLGQGYWAPERQGDHLMINVPAWADAGKGNTGGTEYNVSVKNQTSKLYKGDTLVKEGKGQAIYATDVAPKERTQFRFVTDAKRDAERWNTSVRTHTEWTFWTEASEDWRYDLPFLTLDYKVDTDVNGDALANRPTNLELSVGKVEGAVGYGNVEDATLEVSFNEGKAWKKVKLTKDGDAYAATIGNPINAKSVSLRASAWDDEGNKITQEIIKAYGLR
- a CDS encoding M28 family peptidase, producing the protein MYRKTMAGLLAAGVAFSFNGVMAEGPVQAPNAQSSSAFDNKIIKKISSDNMYNTVAKLSQQPREAGTDGELAGAQYIKSQFEKYGYETELQPFPFYEAVRDNVSGSLEVNGQSFNPYVFSGSYSAEVTGQVIHVGKALAGTVPDEVKGKIALIERGDISFVEKIQNVLDKGAIGVIMYNSGGSSNAFGQAAYGQNIPAVGITRAEGLALVEKLKTGPLTSTIKVSGSGYVEKTSYNVIAKLKPHKNKDNGQVVMVGAHHDSVHGGPGANDDASGVSAVLELARVMANMPTDTELRFVTFGAEEKGLLGSYHYASTLTDKEADRIVAHFQMDMVGSKDAGGDNPAGGLIMYTIDGKKNLVTDLGAAAGARTAAAEVIPYGQLGRSDHQPFHELGIPAALFIHSPVEPWYHTPADTIDKIDKNKLQEAAEIVGASVYQIARPDTPALEHARVAPGPVDYDFEDRPVQ